A single window of Streptomyces griseoviridis DNA harbors:
- a CDS encoding alpha/beta hydrolase, giving the protein MHDATPVKPVLEPAAQAFVEATANPPYLFDLAPAEGRKAVDEVQSGDIAAPDVDEEWITVEGGPTGQVRARVVKPAGATGTLPVILYIHGAGWVFGNAHTHDRLVRELATGARAAVVFPEYDLSPEARYPVAIEQNYAVARWIVTEGASKGLDAGRLAVAGDSVGGNMSAALTLMAKERGDVPLVQQVLFYPVTDARFDTASYEQFAEGYFLRRDGMQWFWDQYTTDEGERALITASPLRATTEQLTGLPPALVITGEADVLRDEGEAYAAKLRAAGVAVTAVRYQGVIHDFVMLNALRGTHAAQAAITQAVTVLRDALGTA; this is encoded by the coding sequence GCCCTACCTCTTCGACCTCGCCCCGGCCGAGGGCCGCAAGGCTGTCGACGAGGTCCAGTCGGGCGACATCGCCGCGCCCGACGTCGACGAGGAGTGGATCACCGTCGAGGGCGGACCCACCGGCCAGGTCCGTGCCCGCGTGGTCAAGCCCGCGGGCGCCACCGGCACCCTGCCCGTCATCCTCTACATCCACGGCGCCGGCTGGGTCTTCGGCAACGCCCACACCCACGACCGTCTCGTCCGCGAACTCGCCACCGGCGCGCGGGCCGCCGTCGTCTTCCCCGAGTACGACCTCTCCCCCGAGGCCCGCTACCCGGTCGCCATCGAGCAGAACTACGCGGTGGCCCGCTGGATCGTCACCGAGGGCGCCTCGAAGGGCCTGGACGCCGGGCGCCTCGCCGTCGCCGGGGACTCCGTCGGCGGCAACATGAGCGCCGCCCTCACCCTGATGGCCAAGGAGCGCGGCGATGTGCCGCTGGTCCAGCAGGTGCTGTTCTACCCGGTCACCGACGCGCGCTTCGACACCGCGTCCTACGAGCAGTTCGCCGAGGGCTACTTCCTGCGCCGCGACGGCATGCAGTGGTTCTGGGACCAGTACACGACCGACGAGGGCGAGCGCGCCCTGATCACCGCGTCCCCGCTGCGCGCCACCACCGAGCAGCTCACCGGCCTGCCGCCCGCCCTGGTCATCACGGGCGAGGCCGACGTGCTGCGCGACGAGGGCGAGGCGTACGCGGCCAAGCTCCGCGCCGCGGGCGTCGCCGTCACCGCCGTCCGCTACCAGGGCGTCATCCACGACTTCGTGATGCTCAACGCGCTGCGCGGGACCCACGCCGCGCAGGCCGCGATCACCCAGGCCGTCACCGTGCTGCGCGACGCCCTCGGCACGGCCTGA